In the genome of Pan troglodytes isolate AG18354 chromosome 15, NHGRI_mPanTro3-v2.0_pri, whole genome shotgun sequence, one region contains:
- the KLHDC2 gene encoding kelch domain-containing protein 2 isoform X3, with protein sequence METGRWKKINTEGDVPPSMSGSCAVCVDRVLYLFGGHHSRGNTNKFYMLDSRSTDRVLQWERIDCQGIPPSSKDKLGVWVYKNKLIFFGGYGYLPEDKVLGTFEFDETSFWNSSHPRGWNDHVHILDTETFTWSQPITTGKAPSPRAAHACATVGNRGFVFGGRYRDARMNDLHYLNLDTWEWNELIPQGICPVGRSWHSLTPVSSDHLFLFGGFTTDKQPLSDAWTYCISKNEWIQFNHPYTEKPRLWHTACASDEGEVIVFGGCANNLLVHHRAAHSNEILIFSVQPKSLVRLSLEAVICFKEMLANSWNCLPKHLLHSVNQRFGSNNTSGS encoded by the exons ATGGAGACTGGAAGATG gaaaaaaatcaacactgAAGGTGATGTTCCTCCTTCTATGTCAGGAAGCTGTGCTGTGTGTGTAGACAGGGTGCTGTACTTGTTTGGAGGacaccattcaagaggcaatacCAATAAG TTCTATATGCTGGATTCAAGGTCTACAGACAGAGTGTTACAGTGGGAAAGAATTGATTGCCAAGGAATTCCTCCATCATCAAAGGACAAACTTGGTGTCTGGGTATATAAAAACAA GTTAATATTTTTTGGAGGGTATGGGTATTTGCCTGAAGATAAAGTATTGGGAACTTTTGAATTCGATGAAACATCTTTTTGG AATTCAAGTCATCCAAGAGGATGGAATGATCATGTACATATTTTAGATACTGAAACATTTACCTGGAGCCAGCCTATAACTACT GGTAAAGCACCTTCACCTCGTGCTGCCCATGCCTGTGCAACTGTCGGAAATAGAGGCTTCGTGTTTGGAGGCAGATATCGA GATGCTAGAATGAATGATCTTCACTATCTTAATCTGGATACATGGGAGTGGAATGAATT AATTCCACAAGGCATATGCCCAGTTGGTCGATCTTGGCACTCACTAACACCAGTTTCTTCAGatcatctttttctctttggaGGATTTACCACTGATAAACAGCCACTAA GTGATGCCTGGACTTACTGCATCAGTAAAAATGAATGGATACAATTTAATCATCCATATACTGAAAAACCAAG GTTATGGCACACAGCTTGTGCCAGCGATGAAGGAGAAGTAATTGTTTTTGGTGGATGTGCCAACAACTTGCTTGTCCATCACAGAGCT GCACACAGTAATGAAATACTAATATTTTCAGTTCAACCAAAATCTCTTGTACG GCTAAGCTTAGAAGCAGTCATTTGCTTTAAAGAAATGTTAGCCAACTCATGGAACTGCCTTCCAAAACACTTACTTCACAGTGTTAATCAGAGGTTTGGTAGTAACAACACTTCTGGATCTTAA
- the KLHDC2 gene encoding kelch domain-containing protein 2 isoform X1: protein MADGNEDLRADDLPGPAFESYESMELACPAERSGHVAVSDGRHMFVWGGYKSNQVRGLYDFYLPREELWIYNMETGRWKKINTEGDVPPSMSGSCAVCVDRVLYLFGGHHSRGNTNKFYMLDSRSTDRVLQWERIDCQGIPPSSKDKLGVWVYKNKLIFFGGYGYLPEDKVLGTFEFDETSFWNSSHPRGWNDHVHILDTETFTWSQPITTGKAPSPRAAHACATVGNRGFVFGGRYRDARMNDLHYLNLDTWEWNELIPQGICPVGRSWHSLTPVSSDHLFLFGGFTTDKQPLSDAWTYCISKNEWIQFNHPYTEKPRLWHTACASDEGEVIVFGGCANNLLVHHRAAHSNEILIFSVQPKSLVRLSLEAVICFKEMLANSWNCLPKHLLHSVNQRFGSNNTSGS, encoded by the exons ATGGCTGATGGCAACGAGGATCTGCGGGCTGACGACTTGCCTGGGCCAGCCTTCGAGAGCTATGAGTCCATGGAGCTTGCCTGCCCCGCTGAGCGCAGCGGCCACGTAGCCGTCAGCGACGGGCGCCACATGTTCGTCTGGGGCGGCTACAAG agTAATCAAGTCAGAGGATTATATGACTTTTATCTGCCTAGAGAAGAACTATGGATCTACAACATGGAGACTGGAAGATG gaaaaaaatcaacactgAAGGTGATGTTCCTCCTTCTATGTCAGGAAGCTGTGCTGTGTGTGTAGACAGGGTGCTGTACTTGTTTGGAGGacaccattcaagaggcaatacCAATAAG TTCTATATGCTGGATTCAAGGTCTACAGACAGAGTGTTACAGTGGGAAAGAATTGATTGCCAAGGAATTCCTCCATCATCAAAGGACAAACTTGGTGTCTGGGTATATAAAAACAA GTTAATATTTTTTGGAGGGTATGGGTATTTGCCTGAAGATAAAGTATTGGGAACTTTTGAATTCGATGAAACATCTTTTTGG AATTCAAGTCATCCAAGAGGATGGAATGATCATGTACATATTTTAGATACTGAAACATTTACCTGGAGCCAGCCTATAACTACT GGTAAAGCACCTTCACCTCGTGCTGCCCATGCCTGTGCAACTGTCGGAAATAGAGGCTTCGTGTTTGGAGGCAGATATCGA GATGCTAGAATGAATGATCTTCACTATCTTAATCTGGATACATGGGAGTGGAATGAATT AATTCCACAAGGCATATGCCCAGTTGGTCGATCTTGGCACTCACTAACACCAGTTTCTTCAGatcatctttttctctttggaGGATTTACCACTGATAAACAGCCACTAA GTGATGCCTGGACTTACTGCATCAGTAAAAATGAATGGATACAATTTAATCATCCATATACTGAAAAACCAAG GTTATGGCACACAGCTTGTGCCAGCGATGAAGGAGAAGTAATTGTTTTTGGTGGATGTGCCAACAACTTGCTTGTCCATCACAGAGCT GCACACAGTAATGAAATACTAATATTTTCAGTTCAACCAAAATCTCTTGTACG GCTAAGCTTAGAAGCAGTCATTTGCTTTAAAGAAATGTTAGCCAACTCATGGAACTGCCTTCCAAAACACTTACTTCACAGTGTTAATCAGAGGTTTGGTAGTAACAACACTTCTGGATCTTAA
- the KLHDC2 gene encoding kelch domain-containing protein 2 isoform X2, with protein sequence MADGNEDLRADDLPGPAFESYESMELACPAERSGHVAVSDGRHMFVWGGYKSNQVRGLYDFYLPREELWIYNMETGRWKKINTEGDVPPSMSGSCAVCVDRVLYLFGGHHSRGNTNKFYMLDSRSTDRVLQWERIDCQGIPPSSKDKLGVWVYKNKLIFFGGYGYLPEDKVLGTFEFDETSFWNSSHPRGWNDHVHILDTETFTWSQPITTGKAPSPRAAHACATVGNRGFVFGGRYRDARMNDLHYLNLDTWEWNELIPQGICPVGRSWHSLTPVSSDHLFLFGGFTTDKQPLSDAWTYCISKNEWIQFNHPYTEKPRLWHTACASDEGEVIVFGGCANNLLVHHRAAHSNEILIFSVQPKSLVRYI encoded by the exons ATGGCTGATGGCAACGAGGATCTGCGGGCTGACGACTTGCCTGGGCCAGCCTTCGAGAGCTATGAGTCCATGGAGCTTGCCTGCCCCGCTGAGCGCAGCGGCCACGTAGCCGTCAGCGACGGGCGCCACATGTTCGTCTGGGGCGGCTACAAG agTAATCAAGTCAGAGGATTATATGACTTTTATCTGCCTAGAGAAGAACTATGGATCTACAACATGGAGACTGGAAGATG gaaaaaaatcaacactgAAGGTGATGTTCCTCCTTCTATGTCAGGAAGCTGTGCTGTGTGTGTAGACAGGGTGCTGTACTTGTTTGGAGGacaccattcaagaggcaatacCAATAAG TTCTATATGCTGGATTCAAGGTCTACAGACAGAGTGTTACAGTGGGAAAGAATTGATTGCCAAGGAATTCCTCCATCATCAAAGGACAAACTTGGTGTCTGGGTATATAAAAACAA GTTAATATTTTTTGGAGGGTATGGGTATTTGCCTGAAGATAAAGTATTGGGAACTTTTGAATTCGATGAAACATCTTTTTGG AATTCAAGTCATCCAAGAGGATGGAATGATCATGTACATATTTTAGATACTGAAACATTTACCTGGAGCCAGCCTATAACTACT GGTAAAGCACCTTCACCTCGTGCTGCCCATGCCTGTGCAACTGTCGGAAATAGAGGCTTCGTGTTTGGAGGCAGATATCGA GATGCTAGAATGAATGATCTTCACTATCTTAATCTGGATACATGGGAGTGGAATGAATT AATTCCACAAGGCATATGCCCAGTTGGTCGATCTTGGCACTCACTAACACCAGTTTCTTCAGatcatctttttctctttggaGGATTTACCACTGATAAACAGCCACTAA GTGATGCCTGGACTTACTGCATCAGTAAAAATGAATGGATACAATTTAATCATCCATATACTGAAAAACCAAG GTTATGGCACACAGCTTGTGCCAGCGATGAAGGAGAAGTAATTGTTTTTGGTGGATGTGCCAACAACTTGCTTGTCCATCACAGAGCT GCACACAGTAATGAAATACTAATATTTTCAGTTCAACCAAAATCTCTTGTACG TTACATTTAA